A single window of Colletes latitarsis isolate SP2378_abdomen chromosome 11, iyColLati1, whole genome shotgun sequence DNA harbors:
- the LOC143347628 gene encoding uncharacterized protein LOC143347628 isoform X2 codes for MLGMSEEPPGTKEEESIEQPTIEDEGKCEENKSQLENFKEIMLKNKQGSKKEEEVQEYARRLSKIKSRAKLSRRHKEGILPGKGTSVTSDTASANMTEQAINDISQAKTAKAKSTLLQKKLAEDRKVFEQRNKERTETKRAVEEKVEAIRQQLEEKDVSNTDLAIMGLQKDHLSVTPINPIMITSEIMSPIQIENIREKESKIAELNDKILELEATVIDLQENLKEKDSVIDSKTKAVTLMSADLSMKGKMTLDTLEDTKDEMRTMQEHFVLLETSLKNKNENLLMQLQERDNKIVELEESIKRSEQQINEQKLSESASVDFSRSTMDTLVETKEAMKSMQENFVLIESSLKMKNDNLLQQLQDYELKLAEANERVFKLESGIGIERNPTIDDLQYKLEKLEHSNKQLQDEKYELQKSVADLQDKIINVSLHGNGAIIEKDNRIVELENLIEELKQSNTLLEEESKVELQKQLADVTQKNGEYINKIADLENLVHELEEQKSNIAARLSDESAVKDDEKVAKLTKELEELNKSMIKIKAQHRSKVKNLQKQLENFKMVSDTNAELVRLANQVALLEEEKGNLQLNLVDFDELKASAGDWQERIADLESKVSVQSEEIQMQIEAIAALENQKLDLMQEIHTAKQEISSLEAENAESENLRVTAEMKIVNFEEQLEAMHKLENESKLKSSSEVNQADLIKQIETLTQENSELYNRISKLEEKGASDSGSTESFEAIQELDKNDLLKKIEDLTQKNSELTVKLNKVHEKENSQIEYTEPFEANTDLTMKSSQLEEKGSSDTGSTESFERIPGHNESMAKIELLTQENNELVIKLTKLEEQLEYIESTRLVSNADVDMKSKVDNLLEENNNQSLELSKLRMQLTELNEENNNLQKQIEILTEEISSVKSEDRLGKSKREIDFTAQIDELIEEKTLLQKEIKELRNNLEQSHDVVDQGLEINNLKSRIEELLKEKEEIFERLSKLEKFNEKLKEDVTNVTREKDELHIKINQMLPDDSTSERLGVLEKLEKMNQENQELGEQINKLLEKSNKEISEMQQLDEPVSHLHIESMIATSLEQEIEEHKKLIAEQNGLIEEMKIKLTNKEEELEEKAKLIIEYEASGQKMENLESELKEMQEKMEKLRTEKTVIEEEFKVLQNKNEMLLEEKKAKDAENNLLKQQMQDTIVLYESQIQEHLTAASKKENEIVNLKDVIEDKDQELHAKYTELQNKMIMIDQLQDELNNCKMLLKEKDTSITTMFSEIANLNDLTRSKEEEIYSLRKDVDELNDKLKESKPLKDYDELLQELKSKDLILDEIQYRTNATIKENSNLLEKAKNLTQQNGDIQNQLAEKQRELVDLIATKEQLDAQVAESKNDKAKAERQVWELQNIIDNNAKYVEDLQTELRAGYKQIEQLKVKHMEDMELQNQRLESLIEELNSKTQECEMLKGELQEKERLVGQNITEEVKVALEAKVIDLDQKLKDSEGKIQMQLEKMKKIAANLKKKTVVCQELETRVTELEEKWMTEKDEKEAKNKQIQDVELSMREKDNKIADLEEKLIQTRNEITEGLRNIADLICELNSTKEKMTLHTRQITEMDEEIVKLRAELDISKGKIDAEKEAKENVMLEYESYKRQISEENESKQLELNEVKEKARELSVRMQVMEAEYIEQLATIQNLKTEYGLLLSKQTQINEKLENVETESEERRVLIEQMQKSVVSTVTEATQTTGEEIIDDDTKIAGAQRCSHCEQCQTLVQALEAKLQEREAEIENLDNELANSIGNFVQMRESLKFNDLMNQTTMRDRSLNDPYNEILMQYNMLTSSYEEIKAKLDEVLKENKELADTVENLQVANVTLEEKIGAANQTLEENKQNTEKLETDDSLNSDLVKKCESRETELSNVQKEMQVVQERASRLEEQLNLQIASLKSEEEKRIEMEKLLQDTKNSFEQEIESLKTEKDGNQKTVEDLRAELEMYKNQSVESKERSTIVKKEASVFDLPQNEQDNAPLLFDASKIFGAFSGSGSDPLNDIEVKRLQTLLDEKETQCSNLTQQIDYLQKLMVEERSQMTRNFSQQVEELGITQKELHEARANLEKLEQALTEKDGQIDSLNAELRNFSLRITEQRNELILAKDNEIQELNMNLTSTKEALNKLIVEQNEQNVLSESYKSQIAISEAEFKNSADSELIQDLEHRVSNITQERDLLQLQVNDLSRSLEETKNTLEAGRNLQVEMEKIARERDEAKELVANLTKGLEEAYRNSDKTSSVTNTSTKESTPLEETATSATIAEDVKQTAPSDTLAEFTWDAGFAEKLNVDEETWDWNADDAQLAGEHLPTTLLPNAEMQLRAKVDDLQDQIRDLEAERNKLLEENKAAQLRSGRMIKKLKEYKVQVESLQQQLKIQKSASDFYELDSAIEEELKSQISKLEKALNEARDEQKNTVAEKEALTKRLDVVVSANERYMEMKERQDMDMEVLRIRNKELTDKVEAFDQRLQEFGAPRNETVPSKAEAEAIEHRHRRKRSVDSEDLESLCKKYKDEIDDLKDEMEALATENEQLQHFLGEQKTKLSALESKRTADENESLQIVDELNKRISELQGVLSKSREEYDSLKKQYEQSLMDADNQVSIMRQNADYLKEEAFERASKLEMEITILRKQLDTFAVRESEWLKDLEQVLGEKAALEEKLTSLTSASEKQLSTIGASMAEVTDLLNVRIQEVADLKQELQRQYVDHEETKSKLQDTIERVSQEANARKEEAENLRKALNEKENEFVQRQSVETVSALVSQATQELAQKHAIEIEDMEKELRHLKENLSILEQRNDDELKLLKQNLTEKESALESLRSDLSLTKEQLVDKESRVSESERNIEKLLVENVETIGELQSRLSEAEAVSTRAHEYVLHAQGLERELENMRTFMAEKDRTLERYVQESREHEAKLENRDVEINELRVELAMIDALKTELLESTQQINSLSSELDETRRSLNEKTSLLERSNQMLNEKEMELNRLSIEQHDRQQRSVSNVVDGLPLFRMADDSRDLQRTIDAMQVELEKKQGEIQHLKCILEENTYRGMVQEMQDRINSLYNEKAELESFLEVAALRTEEKEKQIDDLKQQIEKQSLESVSKDETNLVTRDRRSVQDQEEIVRLQNELHAKEQEVNELKYVIAEKDSQLSLQASMEPQSDDFESREMVQRLTAELYAKDQEIQHLRSTIVELEKEVSRLRDFERLSDETKDAISKLSLEKEQVRLEAQEFLETKLREKEMEIDEIKQKLLVEKKNIMDELQLRDKDIENLRKQLEESSMLEREAKDKLREKEEESVRLNTDLAEKERRLAELSITKDTELHNLKVQIHEREVRIDELLALSDEEEKQLNELKSNLEARETEINSLKSLLEDKVKEYELIQNVLKKDVSIIDASTSGIVETSGEENKMSTSQELDLALYMLHQRDVRCEELTHELMQLLEERDTLQLRLSNAIRVNEELRKVDTSDHGQKIEASASGSIEPLVEHPSPSKSEGPIEIAREAIDAPIGENKEALAQKLSQLHTVSHAKDVRLKDERELRHTQQMSLLAHKDVLSTLPAEAAAKLVNANYTLSRDVQSQSSVLLNWLWGKSTPKVMHM; via the exons ATGTTGGGTATGTCGGAAGAACCACCTGGAACAAAGGAAGAGGAATCGATCGAACAACCTACGATAGAGGATGAAGGAAAGTGCGAAGAAAATAAGAGTCAATTGgaaaattttaaagaaattatGCTGAAAAATAAACAAGGTTCGAAAAAGGAAGAGGAGGTCCAG GAATATGCAAGGAGACTTTCCAAAATAAAATCTAGAGCCAAGCTATCGCGTCGACATAAAGAAGGAATTCTGCCTGGTAAAGGCACATCGGTTACATCAGACACAGCTTCGGCTAACATGACCGAACAAGCTATCAATGATATTAGTCAAGCGAAAACTGCAAAAGCAAAGTCTACTTTACTCCAAAAAAAATTGGCAGAAGATAGGAAAGTATTTGAACAACGAAATAAAGAAAGAACCGAAACTAAACGTGCAGTAGAAGAGAAAGTGGAAGCTATTAGGCAACAACTGGAAGAAAAAGATGTATCTAATACAGACTTAGCAATAATGGGTCTGCAAAAGGATCATCTATCGGTAACACCTATTAATCCGATCATGATAACTTCGGAG ATCATGTCACCAATTCAAATTGAGAATATTCGAGAGAAAGAAAGTAAAATTGCGGAACTCAATGATAAAATTTTAGAATTAGAAGCCACTGTTATTGATCTTCAAgagaatttaaaagaaaaagactCTGTTATTGACTCTAAAACAAAAGCAGTTACACTTATGTCTGCAGACCTTTCAATGAAAGGTAAAATGACGTTAGATACCCTTGAAGATACAAAAGACGAAATGCGAACAATGCAGGAGCATTTCGTACTTTTAGAGacatcgttaaaaaataaaaatgaaaatctatTAATGCAATTACAAGAAAGAGATAACAAAATAGTAGAATtagaagaatcaattaaacggtCTGAGCAACAGATTAACGAGCAAAAGTTATCCGAGTCGGCAAGTGTCGATTTTTCTCGTTCTACAATGGATACTTTGGTGGAAACTAAAGAAGCCATGAAATCGATGCAAGAAAATTTTGTACTTATAGAATcttcattaaaaatgaaaaatgacaaTCTTCTTCAACAACTGCAAGATTATGAATTAAAGCTAGCAGAAGCTAATGAACGAGTATTTAAACTAGAATCTGGTATTGGAATAGAAAGAAATCCAACAATTGACGATTTACAgtataaattagaaaaattagaacATAGTAATAAACAATTACAGGATGAAAAGTATGAATTACAAAAAAGTGTTGCTGATCTTcaagataaaattataaatgtttCTTTACATGGTAACGGGGCAATAATAGAAAAGGATAATAGAATAGTTGAACTTGAAAACTTAATAGAAGAACTAAAGCAATCTAATACGCTTCTTGAGGAAGAGTCTAAAGTAGAATTGCAAAAACAATTAGCCGATGTGACACAGAAAAATGGAGAGTACATAAATAAAATAGCTGATCTTGAAAATTTAGTACATGAACTTGAAGAACAAAAAAGTAATATCGCAGCTAGATTATCCGATGAAAGTGCTGTGAAAGACGACGAAAAAGTAGCAAAACTCACCAAGGAATTAGaagaattaaataaaagtaTGATAAAAATTAAAGCACAACATAGGAGTAAAGTGAAAAATTTACAGAAACAATTGGAGAATTTCAAAATG GTGTCCGACACAAACGCAGAACTTGTCAGGCTGGCAAACCAAGTGGCATTATTAGAGGAGGAGAAAGGTAACCTTCAGCTGAATCTGGTAGACTTTGACGAGCTTAAAG CTTCAGCAGGAGACTGGCAAGAACGTATTGCCGACCTTGAAAGTAAAGTTTCTGTTCAGTCGGAAGAAATTCAAATGCAAATTGAAGCTATTGCTGCTTTAGAGAATCAAAAGTTGGATTTAATGCAAG AAATTCATACGGCAAAACAGGAAATTTCATCTTTAGAAGCGGAAAATGCAGAATCTGAAAATCTGCGAGTAACAGCAGAAATGAAAATTGTTAATTTTGAAGAGCAATTAGAGGCTATGCATAAATTGGAAAATGAAAGTAAATTGAAATCCTCGTCAGAAGTTAATCAAGCAGATCTGATTAAGCAGATAGAAACATTAACGCAAGAAAATAGTGAACTGTATAATAGAATATCCAAGTTGGAAGAAAAAGGTGCTTCTGACTCTGGATCCACCGAGTCGTTTGAAGCCATTCAAGAATTGGACAAAAATGATTTGTTGAAAAAGATCGAGGACTTAACGCAGAAAAATAGTGAATTGACAGTTAAATTGAACAAAGTtcacgaaaaagaaaattcacAGATTGAATATACAGAACCGTTCGAAGCGAATACCGATTTAACAATGAAATCAAGTCAGCTGGAAGAAAAGGGATCTTCTGACACTGGTTCAACAGAATCTTTTGAACGTATTCCAGGACACAATGAAAGTATGGCAAAAATTGAGCTCCTTACTCAAGAAAATAATGAACTAGTAATTAAGCTTACAAAACTTGAGGAGCAGTTAGAATATATAGAATCAACTCGATTGGTGTCTAACGCGGACGTTGATATGAAATCAAAAGTTGATAATTTGctagaagaaaataataatcaatCTCTAGAATTGTCAAAACTTAGAATGCAACTGACAGAACTTAACGAAGAgaataataatttacaaaaacaaatcgaaatattgaccgaagaaaTCTCGTCTGTTAAATCAGAGGATCGTCTCGGAAAATCAAAGAGAGAAATTGATTTTACAGCACAAATCGACGAGTTGATAGAAGAGAAAACTCTTCTTCAAAAGGAGATAAAAGAATTGCGTAATAACTTGGAACAATCACACGACGTCGTTGATCAGGGtcttgaaataaataatttgaaatcGAGAATAGAAGAATTGTTAAAAGAGAaagaagaaatattcgaaaggttatcGAAGCTTGAAAAGTTTAACGAGAAATTGAAGGAAGACGTAACTAATGTTACCCGCGAAAAGGATGaattacatataaaaattaaccAAATGTTACCCGACGATTCGACCAGCGAAAGGTTAGGGGTTCttgaaaaattggaaaaaatgAATCAGGAGAACCAGGAACTTGGCGAACAAATtaacaaacttttagaaaaatcTAATAAAGAAATATCTGAAATGCAACAATTAGATGAACCTGTGTCCCATCTACATATAGAGTCGATGATTGCTACTTCTCTGGAACAAGAAATAGAAGAGCATAAAAAATTGATTGCCGAACAAAATGGCTTAATCGAAGAAATGAAGATTAAACTTACGAATAAAGAAGAAGAATTAGAAGAGAAAGCTAAGCTGATTATAGAATACGAAGCATCTGGACAGAAAATGGAGAATTTAGAAAGTGAATTGAAAGAAATGCAGGAGAAAATGGAGAAACTACGGACAGAAAAAACTGTTATAGAAGAAGAATTTAAAgtgttacaaaataaaaatgaaatgttGCTCGAGGAGAAGAAAGCAAAAGATGCggaaaataatttattgaaaCAGCAAATGCAAGATACTATAGTTTTATACGAGTCACAGATCCAAGAGCACCTTACAGCAGCGTctaaaaaagaaaacgaaatcGTCAATTTAAAAGATGTTATCGAAGATAAGGATCAAGAACTGCATGCCAAATATAcggaattacaaaataaaatgatTATGATAGATCAATTACAAGACGAATTGAATAATTGTAAAATGTTACTTAAAGAAAAGGATACCTCGATTACGACCATGTTTAGTGAAATTGCAAATCTTAACGACTTAACGAGAAGCAAAGAAGAAGAAATATATTCTTTGCGAAAAGATGTCGATGAATTAAATGACAAGTTAAAGGAATCAAAACCATTGAAAGACTATGATGAATTATTACAGGAATTGAAAAGTAAGGACTTGATTCTCGATGAAATTCAGTATAGAACGAATGCCACCATAAAAGAGAACAgtaatttattagaaaaagcGAAGAATCTAACTCAACAAAATGGTGATATTCAAAATCAATTAGCTGAAAAGCAACGCGAACTTGTTGATTTAATAGCAACGAAAGAACAATTAGATGCACAAGTTGCGGAATCTAAGAATGACAAGGCTAAAGCCGAAAGACAAGTTTGGGAATTGCAGAACATTATAGATAACAATGCTAAATATGTCGAAGATTTACAAACAGAATTGAGGGCTGGATACAAACAAATAGAACAACTTAAGGTAAAACATATGGAAGATATGGAATTACAAAATCAGAGACTGGAAAGCCTAATCGAAGAACTGAATTCCAAAACACAAGAATGTGAGATGTTGAAAGGTGAATTACAAGAAAAGGAGAGACTCGTTGGACAAAACATAACGGAAGAAGTTAAAGTCGCTTTGGAAGCCAAGGTTATCGACTTGGATCAGAAATTGAAAGACTCCGAAGGTAAAATACAAATGCAATTGGAAAAGATGAAGAAAATAGCAGCGAATCTAAAGAAGAAAACGGTAGTGTGCCAAGAACTTGAGACAAGAGTCACTGAACTCGAAGAAAAATGGATGACCGAAAAAGACGAGAAAGAAGCTAAAAACAAACAAATTCAGGACGTGGAGCTCTCGATGCGCGAAAAGGATAATAAAATAGCTGATTTAGAGGAAAAGTTAATACAGAcgagaaatgaaattacagaaggtTTAAGGAATATCGCTGACCTCATATGCGAATTAAACAGTACAAAAGAGAAAATGACTTTGCATACTCGACAAATTACAGAAATGGATGAGGAAATTGTAAAACTAAGAGCAGAGTTGGATATTTCGAAGGGTAAGATCGACGCGGAGAAAGAAGCTAAAGAAAACGTAATGTTGGAATACGAAAGTTACAAGCGACAAATTTCCGAAGAGAACGAGTCTAAACAATTAGAATTGAACGAAGTGAAGGAGAAAGCAAGAGAACTTAGCGTACGGATGCAAGTTATGGAGGCAGAATATATCGAACAACTCGCGACGATACAGAATCTTAAAACCGAGTATGGTTTATTGCTATCGAAGCAAACGCAAATCaatgaaaaattagaaaatgttGAAACAGAGTCGGAAGAACGAAGAGTGTTGATCGAACAGATGCAAAAGAGTGTCGTTAGTACCGTGACAGAGGCTACGCAAACTACGGGAGAAGAAATTATCGACGACGACACGAAGATTGCTGGAGCACAACGTTGCAGTCATTGCGAACAATGTCAAACTCTGGTCCAAGCATTAGAGGCAAAACTGCAGGAGCGAGAGgcggaaattgaaaatttggacAACGAGTTGGCTAATTCTATTGGTAATTTCGTTCAAATGCGGGAATCCCTTAAGTTCAACGACTTGATGAATCAAACTACGATGAGGGATAGATCGTTAAACGATCCTTATAACGAAATTTTAATGCAATATAACATGTTGACGTCGAGTTACGAAGAGATAAAAGCAAAGCTAGACGAGGTACTGAAGGAAAATAAGGAGCTAGCGGATACAGTTGAGAATTTACAAGTTGCAAACGTTACTTTGGAGGAAAAGATAGGCGCGGCGAATCAAACGCTCGAAGAAAACAAACAGAATACAGAAAAGTTAGAAACCGACGATTCTTTGAATTCCGATTTGGTGAAGAAATGCGAATCCCGGGAAACGGAATTATCGAACGTGCAGAAAGAAATGCAGGTTGTTCAGGAACGCGCCAGTCGACTCGAGGAACAATTGAATCTCCAGATAGCTTCGCTTAAATCCGAGGAGGAGAAACGGATCGAAATGGAAAAGTTGTTGCAAGATACCAAAAACAGTTTCGAGCAAGAAATCGAGTCTCTGAAAACCGAAAAGGATGGAAATCAGAAAACGGTGGAAGATCTGAGGGCCGAGTTGGAGATGTATAAAAATCAAAGCGTAGAATCTAAGGAGAGATCAACGATCGTTAAAAAAGAAGCATCTGTGTTCGATTTACCACAAAACGAACAAGACAATGCGCCTCTGTTGTTCGACGCTTCCAAAATATTTGGCGCGTTCTCCGGTTCCGGTTCCGATCCTTTGAACGACATCGAAGTAAAGAGATTACAGACTTTATTGGACGAAAAGGAAACGCAATGCTCCAATCTTACCCAGCAGATCGATTACTTGCAGAAACTGATGGTCGAAGAAAGATCACAGATGACGCGGAACTTTAGTCAACAGGTCGAGGAATTAGGAATTACTCAGAAGGAGTTGCACGAGGCACGAGCAAATTTGGAAAAATTAGAACAAGCTCTGACCGAGAAGGACGGACAGATTGATTCTTTAAATGCAGAGCTGCGAAATTTCAGTCTACGGATAACGGAACAGCGGAACGAGTTAATATTAGCTAAAGACAATGAGATACAGGAATTGAATATGAATCTAACTTCGACGAAGGAAGCGTTAAATAAACTGATCGTCGAGCAGAACGAACAAAACGTTTTGTCGGAGTCGTACAAATCGCAAATCGCCATTTCGGAAGCGGAATTCAAGAACTCGGCCGACTCGGAATTGATACAGGATCTGGAGCATCGCGTTTCGAACATCACGCAAGAGAGGGACTTGCTTCAGTTGCAGGTGAACGATTTGTCTAGATCGTTGGAAGAGACGAAGAATACTCTCGAGGCTGGAAGAAATTTACAAGTGGAAATGGAGAAAATCGCACGGGAAAGGGACGAGGCGAAAGAGCTCGTCGCGAATCTCACCAAGGGTTTGGAGGAGGCTTATAGAAATTCTGATAAGACGTCTAGCGTTACGAACACGTCTACCAAAGAATCGACGCCCTTAGAGGAAACAGCCACTTCAGCAACGATCGCTGAAGACGTTAAGCAAACTGCACCTTCGGATACGCTGGCTGAATTCACATGGGACGCGGGTTTCGCAGAGAAACTGAACGTCGACGAGGAAACCTGGGATTGGAACGCGGACGATGCCCAATTAGCTGGCGAACACCTCCCCACCACTTTGCTACCCAACGCGGAAATGCAATTACGAGCAAAAGTGGACGATCTTCAAGACCAGATCAGAGACTTGGAAGCAGAGAGGAACAAACTGCTGGAAGAAAACAAGGCCGCTCAGCTGAGAAGCGGACGAATGATAAAGAAGCTGAAAGAGTACAAGGTGCAGGTGGAGAGTCTTCAGCAACAGTTGAAGATACAGAAGTCGGCGAGCGATTTCTACGAGCTCGATTCCGCGATAGAGGAAGAGCTAAAGTCTCAGATCAGTAAATTGGAGAAGGCTTTGAACGAGGCGAGGGACGAGCAGAAGAACACCGTGGCCGAGAAAGAGGCGTTGACGAAACGTTTGGACGTAGTTGTCTCCGCGAACGAAAGGTACATGGAGATGAAAGAGAGGCAGGACATGGACATGGAGGTATTGCGTATACGAAACAAAGAATTGACGGATAAAGTCGAAGCCTTCGATCAAAGGTTGCAGGAGTTTGGCGCCCCTCGAAACGAAACCGTTCCATCGAAAGCTGAGGCGGAAGCGATCGAGCACCGTCATCGACGAAAGAGATCCGTCGATAGCGAGGACCTGGAGAGCCTGTGCAAAAAGTACAAGGACGAAATCGACGATCTCAAGGACGAAATGGAAGCCCTAGCGACGGAGAACGAGCAACTGCAGCATTTCTTGGGGGAACAAAAGACGAAATTGTCCGCTTTGGAGTCGAAACGAACGGCGGACGAGAACGAGTCGCTTCAGATCGTGGACGAACTGAACAAAAGGATTTCGGAGTTGCAAGGTGTGTTGAGCAAGTCGAGGGAGGAGTACGACTCGCTGAAGAAACAGTACGAGCAGAGTTTGATGGACGCTGACAATCAGGTCTCGATAATGAGGCAGAACGCGGATTATTTGAAAGAAGAGGCGTTCGAGAGGGCCAGCAAATTGGAGATGGAAATAACCATTTTGCGTAAGCAGTTGGATACGTTCGCTGTGCGCGAGAGCGAGTGGCTGAAGGATTTGGAGCAAGTGCTAGGAGAAAAAGCTGCGTTGGAGGAGAAACTGACCAGTTTAACGTCTGCTTCCGAGAAGCAGTTGTCGACTATCGGTGCGTCGATGGCGGAAGTGACCGATCTCTTGAACGTCAGGATACAGGAAGTCGCTGATCTGAAGCAGGAACTTCAAAGGCAGTACGTGGACCACGAAGAAACCAAGTCTAAGCTGCAGGATACCATAGAGCGTGTAAGCCAGGAAGCGAACGCGAGGAAGGAAGAAGCTGAGAATCTAAGGAAGGCGCTCAACGAGAAGGAGAACGAATTCGTGCAAAGGCAAAGCGTGGAGACAGTCAGTGCTCTCGTCAGCCAAGCCACGCAAGAACTCGCTCAAAAACACGCGATAGAGATCGAGGATATGGAAAAAGAGCTACGTCACCTCAAAGAAAATCTATCCATACTGGAACAACGCAACGATGACGAACTTAAATTGTTGAAACAGAATTTAACGGAGAAAGAGTCAGCCCTGGAGTCCCTTCGATCGGATTTATCTCTCACAAAAGAACAGTTGGTCGATAAAGAGTCACGAGTGTCTGAAAGCGAGAGAAATATTGAGAAACTCTTGGTAGAAAACGTGGAAACGATCGGTGAATTGCAGAGCCGTTTGAGCGAGGCGGAAGCAGTCTCCACTCGTGCGCACGAGTACGTTTTGCACGCTCAGGGCTTGGAACGAGAGCTCGAAAACATGAGAACGTTCATGGCGGAGAAGGACAGGACCCTCGAACGATACGTTCAAGAGTCCAGGGAGCACGAAGCAAAATTGGAGAATCGCGATGTCGAGATAAACGAACTTCGCGTGGAATTAGCGATGATCGACGCCCTGAAGACCGAGTTGCTAGAGAGTACTCAACAGATAAACAGTTTAAGTTCGGAACTGGATGAAACGCGACGCAGTTTGAACGAGAAGACGTCGTTACTGGAGAGGAGCAATCAAATGCTGAACGAGAAAGAAATGGAATTAAACAGGCTGTCGATAGAACAACACGACAGACAACAACGTAGCGTTTCTAACGTAGTCGATGGTTTACCTCTTTTCAGAATGGCGGACGACAGTCGCGATCTGCAACGGACGATAGACGCTATGCAGGTCGAGTTGGAGAAGAAGCAAGGCGAGATACAGCATCTTAAatgtattttggaggagaacacgTACCGTGGTATGGTTCAAGAGATGCAGGATAGAATAAATTCTCTGTACAACGAGAAAGCCGAGTTGGAGTCCTTTCTGGAGGTGGCCGCGCTGAGAACCGAGGAAAAGGAGAAGCAGATCGACGATCTGAAGCAGCAAATCGAAAAGCAAAGTCTCGAATCCGTCTCGAAGGACGAAACGAATTTGGTTACCAGAGATAGAAGGTCCGTTCAGGATCAGGAGGAGATCGTACGGCTGCAGAACGAGTTGCACGCCAAAGAGCAAGAGGTGAACGAGTTGAAGTACGTGATAGCCGAGAAAGATTCACAGTTGTCGCTTCAAGCGAGCATGGAACCGCAATCGGACGATTTCGAGTCGCGTGAAATGGTACAGAGGTTGACTGCTGAACTGTACGCCAAAGATCAGGAGATACAACATTTGAGGTCGACCATCGTGGAATTGGAGAAGGAGGTGTCGCGTCTTCGAGATTTCGAGAGGCTTTCCGACGAAACGAAGGACGCCATATCGAAGCTCAGCCTGGAGAAGGAGCAGGTTCGATTGGAGGCACAAGAATTCCTGGAAACGAAGCTCAGAGAAAAGGAGATGGAGATAGACGAGATAAAGCAGAAGCTGCTTGTCGAGAAGAAAAATATTATGGACGAGTTACAGTTGAGGGACAAAGACATCGAGAATCTGAGAAAACAGCTTGAGGAGTCTTCCATGTTGGAACGAGAAGCAAAGGATAAGTTACGCGAGAAGGAAGAGGAATCTGTCCGATTGAACACTGATTTGGCGGAGAAGGAGCGTAGGTTGGCAGAATTGAGTATCACCAAGGATACGGAGCTTCACAATCTGAAGGTTCAAATTCACGAGAGGGAGGTTCGTATTGACGAGCTCCTTGCGTTGTCCGACGAAGAGGAAAAGCAGCTTAACGAGTTGAAGAGTAATTTGGAGGCGAGAGAGACGGAAATCAATTCGTTGAAGTCGCTTCTGGAGGATAAAGTGAAGGAGTACGAATTGATCCAGAATGTGTTGAAGAAGGACGTTTCTATTATCGATGCGTCCACGTCTGGAATCGTCGAAACTTCTGGAGAAGAGAACAAAATGTCGACCTCGCAAGAATTGGACCTTGCTCTTTACATGCTTCATCAACGGGACGTCCGTTGCGAAGAATTGACGCACGAGTTGATGCAGCTGCTCGAAGAACGTGATACGTTACAATTGCGTTTGTCTAACGCGATAAGGGTAAACGAGGAATTAAGGAAGGTTGATACTTCTGACCACGGCCAGAAGATCGAGGCATCTGCTTCCGGGAGCATAGAACCGCTTGTGGAACATCCGTCGCCCTCAAAGTCCGAGGGACCGATCGAGATAGCCAGAGAAGCCATCGATGCACCGATCGGAGAAAACAAGGAGGCTCTTGCTCAGAA GCTGTCGCAGTTACATACGGTGAGCCATGCAAAAGACGTACGATTGAAGGATGAACGAGAGTTGAGGCATACACAGCAAATGTCTTTGTTAGCCCACAAAGATGTTCTAAGTACCTTACCAGCCGAAGCAGCTGCCAAGCTCGTCAATGCAAATTATACACTCT cTAGGGATGTTCAGAGTCAATCGAGCGTCTTACTGAATTGGCTGTGGGGAAAAAG CACGCCAAAGGTCATGCACATGTGA